Proteins from a single region of Lepus europaeus isolate LE1 chromosome 4, mLepTim1.pri, whole genome shotgun sequence:
- the PGBD2 gene encoding piggyBac transposable element-derived protein 2: MASASRGVTSRSGARPRARAAKLLEVLSALEEEESGPDREEIFIAPPDNASGDFTDEDSGDEDGRPGAQLPGSVLHASVVSDHSGSSEEDGALELQPAGERQKAGAEPQRVWTKRDIRPDFGSWPASDPHMEDLKSQELSPVGLFELFFDEGTINFIVDETNRYAWQKNVNLGVTAQELKCVLGILILSGYVSYPRRRMFWETSPDSHHHLVADAIRRDRFELVFSYLHFADNSELDESDRFAKVRPLIVRMNGNFQKHAPLEEFYSFGESMCEYFRHRGSKRLRSGKPVRLGYKIWCGTTSRGYLVWFEPSQGTLFTKPDRGLDLGGSMVIKFVDALQERGFLPYHIFFDKVFTSVKLMSILRRKGVKATGTVREYRTEQCPLKDPKELKKMKRGSFDYKVDESEEIIVCRWHDSRVVNICSNAVGIEPVRLTSRHAGAAKTRTQVHQPSLVKLYQEKVGGVGRMDQNIAKYKVKIRGMKWYSSFIGYVIDAALNNAWQLHRICCQDAQVDLLAFRRYVACVYLESNADTSSQGRRSRRLETESRFDMIGHWIIHQDKRTRCALCHSQTNTRCEKCQKGVHAKCFREYHIR; this comes from the exons ATGGCCTCAGCCTCGAG AGGTGTCACTTCTAGGAGCGGGGCCCGCCCCAGGGCGAGGGCTGCAAAGCTGCTGGAGGTGCTGAgcgccctggaggaggaggagtctgGCCCCGACAGGGAGGAGATTTTCATCGCCCCGCCTGACAATGCCTCGGGAGACTTCACGGACGAGGACTCAGGGGACGAGGACGGCCGGCCAGGGGCTCAGCTGCCGGGCAGCGTGCTGCACGCCTCTGTGGTGTCTGACCACTCTGGCAGCAGTGAGGAGGATGGAGCCCTGGAGCTGCAGCCGGCCGGCGAGAGGCAGAAGGCGGGGGCGGAGCCGCAGCGCGTGTGGACCAAGAGAGACATCCGGCCGGACTTCGGCAGCTGGCCGGCCTCGGATCCTCACATGGAGGAcctcaaaagccaggagctgagtccCGTGGGCCTCTTTGAGTTGTTCTTTGACGAAGGAACCATTAACTTCATTGTCGACGAAACCAATCGTTACGCCTGGCAGAAGAACGTGAACCTGGGCGTCACGGCCCAGGAGCTGAAGTGTGTTTTGGGCATCTTGATTCTGAGCGGCTACGTCTCCTATCCGAGGAGAAGGATGTTTTGGGAAACCTCTCCCGACTCGCATCACCATCTCGTGGCTGACGCCATCAGAAGGGACAGGTTCGAGCTGGTCTTCTCCTACCTGCACTTTGCAGATAACAGCGAGCTGGACGAGAGCGATAGGTTTGCCAAGGTCAGGCCCCTCATCGTCCGCATGAACGGCAACTTCCAGAAGCATGCGCCCCTGGAGGAGTTCTACAGCTTCGGCGAGTCCATGTGCGAGTACTTCAGGCACCGCGGGTCCAAGCGGCTGCGCTCCGGGAAGCCCGTGCGCCTCGGCTACAAGATCTGGTGCGGCACGACCAGCCGGGGCTACCTGGTGTGGTTCGAGCCCTCGCAGGGCACGCTGTTCACGAAGCCGGACAGGGGCCTGGACCTCGGCGGCAGCATGGTCATCAAGTTTGTGGACGCGCTGCAGGAGCGCGGCTTTCTGCCCTACCACATATTTTTTGATAAGGTCTTTACAAGTGTCAAACTGATGTCCATTTTGAGGAGAAAGGGAGTGAAGGCCACAGGAACCGTGCGTGAGTACAGGACTGAGCAGTGCCCCCTCAAAGACCCCAAGGAACTGAAGAAAATGAAGCGGGGTTCATTCGATTACAAAGTCGACGAGAGCGAGGAGATCATCGTGTGCCGCTGGCACGACAGCCGCGTGGTCAACATTTGCTCCAACGCCGTGGGCATAGAGCCAGTGAGGCTGACCAGCCGGCACGCGGGGGCGGCCAAGACGCGGACGCAGGTGCACCAGCCGTCGCTGGTGAAGCTGTACCAGGAGAAGGTGGGAGGCGTCGGCCGGATGGACCAGAACATCGCCAAGTACAAGGTGAAGATCCGCGGCATGAAGTGGTACTCGAGCTTCATCGGCTACGTCATCGATGCTGCCCTCAACAACGCGTGGCAGCTGCACAGGATCTGCTGCCAGGACGCCCAGGTGGACCTCCTGGCCTTCCGGAGATACGTGGCCTGCGTGTACCTGGAGAGCAACGCAGACACGTCCTCGCAGGGCAGGCGCAGCAGGCGGCTGGAGACGGAGAGCCGCTTCGATATGATTGGGCACTGGATCATCCACCAGGACAAGAGGACCCGGTGCGCCCTCTGCCACTCCCAGACCAACACCCGGTGTGAGAAATGCCAGAAGGGTGTCCATGCCAAGTGCTTCCGGGAGTACCACATTCGGTGA